From the genome of Arvicola amphibius chromosome 9, mArvAmp1.2, whole genome shotgun sequence, one region includes:
- the Prpf40b gene encoding pre-mRNA-processing factor 40 homolog B isoform X2 has protein sequence MSVPDSGPRPPAAPAPFPPGPPMMPPPFMPPPGIPPPFPPMGLPPMSQRPPAIPPMPPGILPPMLPPMGAPPPLTQIPGMVPPMMPGMLMPAVPVTAATAPGADTASSAVTGTGPPRALWSEHVAPDGRIYYYNADDKQSVWEKPSVLKSKAELLLSQCPWEEYKSDTGKPYYYNSQSQESRWTRPKDLDDLEALVKQESAGKQQAQQLQTLQPQPQPPQPQPDPPPIPPGPIPVPMALLEPEPGRSEDCDVLEAAQPLEQGFLQREEGPSSSTGQHRLLQEEEEVRPEPERPGLSWSNREKAKQAFKELLRDKAVPSNASWEQAMKMVVTDPRYSALPKLSEKKQAFNAYKAQREKEEKEEARLRAKEAKQTLQHFLEQHERMTSTTRYRRAEQTFGDLEVWAVVPERDRKEVYDDVLFFLAKKEKEQAKQLRRRNIQALKSILDGMSSVNFQTTWSQAQQYLMDNPSFAQDQQLQNMDKEDALICFEEHIRALEREEEEERERARLRERRQQRKNREAFQTFLDELHETGQLHSMSTWMELYPAVSTDVRFANMLGQPGSTPLDLFKFYVEELKARFHDEKKIIKDILKDRGFCVEVNTAFEDFAHVISFDKRAAALDAGNIKLTFNSLLEKAEAREREREKEEARRMRRREAAFRSMLRQAVPALELGTAWEEVRERFVCDSAFEQITLESERIRLFREFLQVLETECQHLHTKGRKHGRKGKKHHRKRSHSPSVSWQGSESDEEELPPPSLRPSKRRRRNPSESGSEPSSSLDSVESGGAALGGPGSPSSHLLLGSDHGLRKAKKPKKKTKKRRHKSNSPESETDPEEKAGKESEDREQEQDKDRELRQAELPNRSPGFGIKKEKTGWDTSESELSEGELERRRRTLLQQLDDHQ, from the exons ATG TCGGTTCCCGATTCTGGTCCCCGGCCCCCAGCAGCGCCTGCCCCCTTCCCACCGGGGCCCCCCATGATGCCACCACCCTTC ATGCCCCCTCCAGGGATCCCACCTCCTTTTCCTCCAATGGGGCTGCCCCCTATGAGTCAGAGACCACCAGCCATTCCCCCAATGCCACCTGGCATACTGCCCCCAATGCTTCCACCAATGGGGGCACCACCACCACTTACACAG ATACCAGGAATGGTACCTCCAATGATGCCAGGGATGCTGATGCCAGCGGTGCCTGTCACTGCAGCG ACGGCTCCGGGTGCGGACACCGCCAGCT CTGCTGTGACTGGGACTGGCCCTCCG agGGCCTTATGGAGTGAACATGTGGCCCCTGATGGGCGCATCTACTACTACAACGCTGATGACAAGCAGTCCGTGTGGGAGAAGCCCAGCGTGCTCAAGTCCAAGGCGGAG CTGCTGCTGTCCCAGTGTCCCTGGGAAGAGTACAAATCAGACACAGGGAAGCCGTACTACTACAACAGCCAGAGTCAGGAGTCCCGTTGGACCCGGCCCAAGGATCTGGATGACCTGGAGG CCTTAGTCAAACAAGAGTCTGCAGG AAAGCAGCAGGCCCAGCAACTGCAGACCCTACAGCCACAGCCGCAGCCACCTCAGCCACAACCTGaccctccacctatacctcctggtCCCATCCCAGTGCCTATGGCCCTTCTGGAACCTGAGCCAGGTCGAAGTGAAGATTGTGATGTGTTGGAGGCTGCCCAGCCCCTGGAGCAGGGGTTCCTGCAACGGGAGGAGGGCCCCAGCAG TTCTACTGGACAACATCGGCTActacaggaagaagaagaagttagGCCAGAACCAGAGAGACCTGGCCTCAGTTGGAGCAATCGGGAGAAAGCAAAGCAGGCCTTCAAAGAGCTGCTAAGGGATAAG GCTGTCCCTTCCAATGCTTCATGGGAACAGGCCATGAAGATGGTAGTCACTGATCCCCGTTACAG TGCCTTGCCCAAATTGAGTGAGAAGAAGCAGGCATTTAATGCTTACAAGGCACAgcgggagaaggaggagaaagaggaggcccGGCTGAGGGCCAAGGAGGCCAAACAGACCTTGCAGCATTTCCTGGAGCAGCATGAACGCATGACCTCCACCACCCGCTACCG GCGGGCAGAACAGACCTTTGGGGACTTGGAGGTCTGGGCTGTGGTCCCTGAGAGAGATCGAAAAGAGGTTTATGATGATGTCCTCTTCTTCCTGGCTAAGAAGGAAAAG GAACAAGCCAAGCAGCTTCGGCGTCGAAATATCCAGGCCTTGAAGAGCATCCTGGATGGGATGAGTAGTGTCAACTTCCAAACCACATGGTCCCAGGCCCAGCAGTACCTCATGGACAACCCCAGCTTTGCTCAGGACCAGCAGCTGCAGA ACATGGACAAAGAAGATGCACTGATCTGCTTTGAGGAGCACATCCgagctttggagagagaagaggaggaagagcggGAACGTGCCCGGCTTCGGGAGCGGCGCCAGCAACGGAAGAACCGGGAGGCCTTTCAG ACCTTCCTGGACGAGTTGCATGAAACAGGGCAGCTGCATTCCATGTCCACCTGGATGGAGCTGTACCCAGCCGTCAGCACTGATGTCCGCTTTGCCAACATGCTGGGCCAGCCGG gCTCTACTCCTCTGGACTTATTCAAGTTCTATGTGGAGGAGTTGAAGGCTCGATTCCACGATGAAAAGAAGATCATAAAGGACATTCTTAAG GACCGGGGCTTCTGTGTGGAGGTGAACACAGCCTTTGAGGACTTCGCCCACGTCATAAGCTTTGACAAGAGGGCTGCTGCGCTGGACGCAGGCAACATCAAGCTGACCTTCAATAGT cTGCTGGAGAAAGCAGAGGCACGGGAGAGGGAACGGGAGAAGGAGGAGGCACGAAGGATGCGGCGCAGAGAAGCTGCCTTTCGAAGCATGCTGAGGCAGGCCGTGCCTGCTCTGGAGCTGGGCACTGCCTGGGAAGAG GTCCGTGAGCGCTTTGTGTGCGACTCAGCCTTTGAGCAGATCACCCTGGAGTCGGAGCGGATCCGGCTCTTCCGAGAGTTCCTGCAGGTGCTGGAG ACTGAATGCCAGCACCTCCACACCAAAGGCCGAAAGCATGGCAGAAAGGGCAAGAAACACCATCGCAAGCGTTCTCACTCACCTTCAGTGAGTTGGCAG GGTTCTGAGTCAGATGAAGAGGAGCTGCCCCCACCATCCCTCCGGCCTTCTAAGCGGAGGCGGCGGAACCCCTCGGAGTCTGGCTCTGAGCCCTCATCCTCACTTGACTCAGTAGAAAGTGGGGGTGCTGCCCTTGGAGGACCAGGGTCCCCATCGTCCCACCTTCTTCTTGGGTCAG ATCATGGTCTTCGGAAAgccaagaaaccaaaaaagaaaactaagaagagAAGACACAAGTCG AACAGTCCTGAGAGTGAGACAGACCCTGAAGAGAAAGCTGGCAAGGAGAGTGAAGACAGAGAACAAGAACAGGACAAGGACAGGGAACTCCGGCAGGCAGAGCTCCCCAACCGCTCCCCAGGCTTTGGAATCAAGAAGGAGAAG ACAGGCTGGGACACATCAGAAAGCGAGCTGAGTGAGGGGGAGTTGGAGAGGCGAAGGCGGACACTCCTACAGCAGCTGGATGACCACCAATGA
- the Prpf40b gene encoding pre-mRNA-processing factor 40 homolog B isoform X1 — protein sequence MSVPDSGPRPPAAPAPFPPGPPMMPPPFMPPPGIPPPFPPMGLPPMSQRPPAIPPMPPGILPPMLPPMGAPPPLTQIPGMVPPMMPGMLMPAVPVTAATAPGADTASSAVTGTGPPRALWSEHVAPDGRIYYYNADDKQSVWEKPSVLKSKAELLLSQCPWEEYKSDTGKPYYYNSQSQESRWTRPKDLDDLEALVKQESAGKQQAQQLQTLQPQPQPPQPQPDPPPIPPGPIPVPMALLEPEPGRSEDCDVLEAAQPLEQGFLQREEGPSSSTGQHRLLQEEEEVRPEPERPGLSWSNREKAKQAFKELLRDKAVPSNASWEQAMKMVVTDPRYSALPKLSEKKQAFNAYKAQREKEEKEEARLRAKEAKQTLQHFLEQHERMTSTTRYRRAEQTFGDLEVWAVVPERDRKEVYDDVLFFLAKKEKEQAKQLRRRNIQALKSILDGMSSVNFQTTWSQAQQYLMDNPSFAQDQQLQNMDKEDALICFEEHIRALEREEEEERERARLRERRQQRKNREAFQTFLDELHETGQLHSMSTWMELYPAVSTDVRFANMLGQPGSTPLDLFKFYVEELKARFHDEKKIIKDILKDRGFCVEVNTAFEDFAHVISFDKRAAALDAGNIKLTFNSLLEKAEAREREREKEEARRMRRREAAFRSMLRQAVPALELGTAWEEVRERFVCDSAFEQITLESERIRLFREFLQVLEQTECQHLHTKGRKHGRKGKKHHRKRSHSPSVSWQGSESDEEELPPPSLRPSKRRRRNPSESGSEPSSSLDSVESGGAALGGPGSPSSHLLLGSDHGLRKAKKPKKKTKKRRHKSNSPESETDPEEKAGKESEDREQEQDKDRELRQAELPNRSPGFGIKKEKTGWDTSESELSEGELERRRRTLLQQLDDHQ from the exons ATG TCGGTTCCCGATTCTGGTCCCCGGCCCCCAGCAGCGCCTGCCCCCTTCCCACCGGGGCCCCCCATGATGCCACCACCCTTC ATGCCCCCTCCAGGGATCCCACCTCCTTTTCCTCCAATGGGGCTGCCCCCTATGAGTCAGAGACCACCAGCCATTCCCCCAATGCCACCTGGCATACTGCCCCCAATGCTTCCACCAATGGGGGCACCACCACCACTTACACAG ATACCAGGAATGGTACCTCCAATGATGCCAGGGATGCTGATGCCAGCGGTGCCTGTCACTGCAGCG ACGGCTCCGGGTGCGGACACCGCCAGCT CTGCTGTGACTGGGACTGGCCCTCCG agGGCCTTATGGAGTGAACATGTGGCCCCTGATGGGCGCATCTACTACTACAACGCTGATGACAAGCAGTCCGTGTGGGAGAAGCCCAGCGTGCTCAAGTCCAAGGCGGAG CTGCTGCTGTCCCAGTGTCCCTGGGAAGAGTACAAATCAGACACAGGGAAGCCGTACTACTACAACAGCCAGAGTCAGGAGTCCCGTTGGACCCGGCCCAAGGATCTGGATGACCTGGAGG CCTTAGTCAAACAAGAGTCTGCAGG AAAGCAGCAGGCCCAGCAACTGCAGACCCTACAGCCACAGCCGCAGCCACCTCAGCCACAACCTGaccctccacctatacctcctggtCCCATCCCAGTGCCTATGGCCCTTCTGGAACCTGAGCCAGGTCGAAGTGAAGATTGTGATGTGTTGGAGGCTGCCCAGCCCCTGGAGCAGGGGTTCCTGCAACGGGAGGAGGGCCCCAGCAG TTCTACTGGACAACATCGGCTActacaggaagaagaagaagttagGCCAGAACCAGAGAGACCTGGCCTCAGTTGGAGCAATCGGGAGAAAGCAAAGCAGGCCTTCAAAGAGCTGCTAAGGGATAAG GCTGTCCCTTCCAATGCTTCATGGGAACAGGCCATGAAGATGGTAGTCACTGATCCCCGTTACAG TGCCTTGCCCAAATTGAGTGAGAAGAAGCAGGCATTTAATGCTTACAAGGCACAgcgggagaaggaggagaaagaggaggcccGGCTGAGGGCCAAGGAGGCCAAACAGACCTTGCAGCATTTCCTGGAGCAGCATGAACGCATGACCTCCACCACCCGCTACCG GCGGGCAGAACAGACCTTTGGGGACTTGGAGGTCTGGGCTGTGGTCCCTGAGAGAGATCGAAAAGAGGTTTATGATGATGTCCTCTTCTTCCTGGCTAAGAAGGAAAAG GAACAAGCCAAGCAGCTTCGGCGTCGAAATATCCAGGCCTTGAAGAGCATCCTGGATGGGATGAGTAGTGTCAACTTCCAAACCACATGGTCCCAGGCCCAGCAGTACCTCATGGACAACCCCAGCTTTGCTCAGGACCAGCAGCTGCAGA ACATGGACAAAGAAGATGCACTGATCTGCTTTGAGGAGCACATCCgagctttggagagagaagaggaggaagagcggGAACGTGCCCGGCTTCGGGAGCGGCGCCAGCAACGGAAGAACCGGGAGGCCTTTCAG ACCTTCCTGGACGAGTTGCATGAAACAGGGCAGCTGCATTCCATGTCCACCTGGATGGAGCTGTACCCAGCCGTCAGCACTGATGTCCGCTTTGCCAACATGCTGGGCCAGCCGG gCTCTACTCCTCTGGACTTATTCAAGTTCTATGTGGAGGAGTTGAAGGCTCGATTCCACGATGAAAAGAAGATCATAAAGGACATTCTTAAG GACCGGGGCTTCTGTGTGGAGGTGAACACAGCCTTTGAGGACTTCGCCCACGTCATAAGCTTTGACAAGAGGGCTGCTGCGCTGGACGCAGGCAACATCAAGCTGACCTTCAATAGT cTGCTGGAGAAAGCAGAGGCACGGGAGAGGGAACGGGAGAAGGAGGAGGCACGAAGGATGCGGCGCAGAGAAGCTGCCTTTCGAAGCATGCTGAGGCAGGCCGTGCCTGCTCTGGAGCTGGGCACTGCCTGGGAAGAG GTCCGTGAGCGCTTTGTGTGCGACTCAGCCTTTGAGCAGATCACCCTGGAGTCGGAGCGGATCCGGCTCTTCCGAGAGTTCCTGCAGGTGCTGGAG CAGACTGAATGCCAGCACCTCCACACCAAAGGCCGAAAGCATGGCAGAAAGGGCAAGAAACACCATCGCAAGCGTTCTCACTCACCTTCAGTGAGTTGGCAG GGTTCTGAGTCAGATGAAGAGGAGCTGCCCCCACCATCCCTCCGGCCTTCTAAGCGGAGGCGGCGGAACCCCTCGGAGTCTGGCTCTGAGCCCTCATCCTCACTTGACTCAGTAGAAAGTGGGGGTGCTGCCCTTGGAGGACCAGGGTCCCCATCGTCCCACCTTCTTCTTGGGTCAG ATCATGGTCTTCGGAAAgccaagaaaccaaaaaagaaaactaagaagagAAGACACAAGTCG AACAGTCCTGAGAGTGAGACAGACCCTGAAGAGAAAGCTGGCAAGGAGAGTGAAGACAGAGAACAAGAACAGGACAAGGACAGGGAACTCCGGCAGGCAGAGCTCCCCAACCGCTCCCCAGGCTTTGGAATCAAGAAGGAGAAG ACAGGCTGGGACACATCAGAAAGCGAGCTGAGTGAGGGGGAGTTGGAGAGGCGAAGGCGGACACTCCTACAGCAGCTGGATGACCACCAATGA
- the Prpf40b gene encoding pre-mRNA-processing factor 40 homolog B isoform X3 — protein sequence MSVPDSGPRPPAAPAPFPPGPPMMPPPFMPPPGIPPPFPPMGLPPMSQRPPAIPPMPPGILPPMLPPMGAPPPLTQIPGMVPPMMPGMLMPAVPVTAATAPGADTASSAVTGTGPPRALWSEHVAPDGRIYYYNADDKQSVWEKPSVLKSKAELLLSQCPWEEYKSDTGKPYYYNSQSQESRWTRPKDLDDLEALVKQESAGKQQAQQLQTLQPQPQPPQPQPDPPPIPPGPIPVPMALLEPEPGRSEDCDVLEAAQPLEQGFLQREEGPSSSTGQHRLLQEEEEVRPEPERPGLSWSNREKAKQAFKELLRDKAVPSNASWEQAMKMVVTDPRYSALPKLSEKKQAFNAYKAQREKEEKEEARLRAKEAKQTLQHFLEQHERMTSTTRYRRAEQTFGDLEVWAVVPERDRKEVYDDVLFFLAKKEKEQAKQLRRRNIQALKSILDGMSSVNFQTTWSQAQQYLMDNPSFAQDQQLQNMDKEDALICFEEHIRALEREEEEERERARLRERRQQRKNREAFQTFLDELHETGQLHSMSTWMELYPAVSTDVRFANMLGQPGSTPLDLFKFYVEELKARFHDEKKIIKDILKDRGFCVEVNTAFEDFAHVISFDKRAAALDAGNIKLTFNSLLEKAEAREREREKEEARRMRRREAAFRSMLRQAVPALELGTAWEEVRERFVCDSAFEQITLESERIRLFREFLQVLEQTECQHLHTKGRKHGRKGKKHHRKRSHSPSGSESDEEELPPPSLRPSKRRRRNPSESGSEPSSSLDSVESGGAALGGPGSPSSHLLLGSDHGLRKAKKPKKKTKKRRHKSNSPESETDPEEKAGKESEDREQEQDKDRELRQAELPNRSPGFGIKKEKTGWDTSESELSEGELERRRRTLLQQLDDHQ from the exons ATG TCGGTTCCCGATTCTGGTCCCCGGCCCCCAGCAGCGCCTGCCCCCTTCCCACCGGGGCCCCCCATGATGCCACCACCCTTC ATGCCCCCTCCAGGGATCCCACCTCCTTTTCCTCCAATGGGGCTGCCCCCTATGAGTCAGAGACCACCAGCCATTCCCCCAATGCCACCTGGCATACTGCCCCCAATGCTTCCACCAATGGGGGCACCACCACCACTTACACAG ATACCAGGAATGGTACCTCCAATGATGCCAGGGATGCTGATGCCAGCGGTGCCTGTCACTGCAGCG ACGGCTCCGGGTGCGGACACCGCCAGCT CTGCTGTGACTGGGACTGGCCCTCCG agGGCCTTATGGAGTGAACATGTGGCCCCTGATGGGCGCATCTACTACTACAACGCTGATGACAAGCAGTCCGTGTGGGAGAAGCCCAGCGTGCTCAAGTCCAAGGCGGAG CTGCTGCTGTCCCAGTGTCCCTGGGAAGAGTACAAATCAGACACAGGGAAGCCGTACTACTACAACAGCCAGAGTCAGGAGTCCCGTTGGACCCGGCCCAAGGATCTGGATGACCTGGAGG CCTTAGTCAAACAAGAGTCTGCAGG AAAGCAGCAGGCCCAGCAACTGCAGACCCTACAGCCACAGCCGCAGCCACCTCAGCCACAACCTGaccctccacctatacctcctggtCCCATCCCAGTGCCTATGGCCCTTCTGGAACCTGAGCCAGGTCGAAGTGAAGATTGTGATGTGTTGGAGGCTGCCCAGCCCCTGGAGCAGGGGTTCCTGCAACGGGAGGAGGGCCCCAGCAG TTCTACTGGACAACATCGGCTActacaggaagaagaagaagttagGCCAGAACCAGAGAGACCTGGCCTCAGTTGGAGCAATCGGGAGAAAGCAAAGCAGGCCTTCAAAGAGCTGCTAAGGGATAAG GCTGTCCCTTCCAATGCTTCATGGGAACAGGCCATGAAGATGGTAGTCACTGATCCCCGTTACAG TGCCTTGCCCAAATTGAGTGAGAAGAAGCAGGCATTTAATGCTTACAAGGCACAgcgggagaaggaggagaaagaggaggcccGGCTGAGGGCCAAGGAGGCCAAACAGACCTTGCAGCATTTCCTGGAGCAGCATGAACGCATGACCTCCACCACCCGCTACCG GCGGGCAGAACAGACCTTTGGGGACTTGGAGGTCTGGGCTGTGGTCCCTGAGAGAGATCGAAAAGAGGTTTATGATGATGTCCTCTTCTTCCTGGCTAAGAAGGAAAAG GAACAAGCCAAGCAGCTTCGGCGTCGAAATATCCAGGCCTTGAAGAGCATCCTGGATGGGATGAGTAGTGTCAACTTCCAAACCACATGGTCCCAGGCCCAGCAGTACCTCATGGACAACCCCAGCTTTGCTCAGGACCAGCAGCTGCAGA ACATGGACAAAGAAGATGCACTGATCTGCTTTGAGGAGCACATCCgagctttggagagagaagaggaggaagagcggGAACGTGCCCGGCTTCGGGAGCGGCGCCAGCAACGGAAGAACCGGGAGGCCTTTCAG ACCTTCCTGGACGAGTTGCATGAAACAGGGCAGCTGCATTCCATGTCCACCTGGATGGAGCTGTACCCAGCCGTCAGCACTGATGTCCGCTTTGCCAACATGCTGGGCCAGCCGG gCTCTACTCCTCTGGACTTATTCAAGTTCTATGTGGAGGAGTTGAAGGCTCGATTCCACGATGAAAAGAAGATCATAAAGGACATTCTTAAG GACCGGGGCTTCTGTGTGGAGGTGAACACAGCCTTTGAGGACTTCGCCCACGTCATAAGCTTTGACAAGAGGGCTGCTGCGCTGGACGCAGGCAACATCAAGCTGACCTTCAATAGT cTGCTGGAGAAAGCAGAGGCACGGGAGAGGGAACGGGAGAAGGAGGAGGCACGAAGGATGCGGCGCAGAGAAGCTGCCTTTCGAAGCATGCTGAGGCAGGCCGTGCCTGCTCTGGAGCTGGGCACTGCCTGGGAAGAG GTCCGTGAGCGCTTTGTGTGCGACTCAGCCTTTGAGCAGATCACCCTGGAGTCGGAGCGGATCCGGCTCTTCCGAGAGTTCCTGCAGGTGCTGGAG CAGACTGAATGCCAGCACCTCCACACCAAAGGCCGAAAGCATGGCAGAAAGGGCAAGAAACACCATCGCAAGCGTTCTCACTCACCTTCA GGTTCTGAGTCAGATGAAGAGGAGCTGCCCCCACCATCCCTCCGGCCTTCTAAGCGGAGGCGGCGGAACCCCTCGGAGTCTGGCTCTGAGCCCTCATCCTCACTTGACTCAGTAGAAAGTGGGGGTGCTGCCCTTGGAGGACCAGGGTCCCCATCGTCCCACCTTCTTCTTGGGTCAG ATCATGGTCTTCGGAAAgccaagaaaccaaaaaagaaaactaagaagagAAGACACAAGTCG AACAGTCCTGAGAGTGAGACAGACCCTGAAGAGAAAGCTGGCAAGGAGAGTGAAGACAGAGAACAAGAACAGGACAAGGACAGGGAACTCCGGCAGGCAGAGCTCCCCAACCGCTCCCCAGGCTTTGGAATCAAGAAGGAGAAG ACAGGCTGGGACACATCAGAAAGCGAGCTGAGTGAGGGGGAGTTGGAGAGGCGAAGGCGGACACTCCTACAGCAGCTGGATGACCACCAATGA
- the Prpf40b gene encoding pre-mRNA-processing factor 40 homolog B isoform X4, which translates to MSVPDSGPRPPAAPAPFPPGPPMMPPPFMPPPGIPPPFPPMGLPPMSQRPPAIPPMPPGILPPMLPPMGAPPPLTQIPGMVPPMMPGMLMPAVPVTAATAPGADTASSAVTGTGPPRALWSEHVAPDGRIYYYNADDKQSVWEKPSVLKSKAELLLSQCPWEEYKSDTGKPYYYNSQSQESRWTRPKDLDDLEALVKQESAGKQQAQQLQTLQPQPQPPQPQPDPPPIPPGPIPVPMALLEPEPGRSEDCDVLEAAQPLEQGFLQREEGPSSSTGQHRLLQEEEEVRPEPERPGLSWSNREKAKQAFKELLRDKAVPSNASWEQAMKMVVTDPRYSALPKLSEKKQAFNAYKAQREKEEKEEARLRAKEAKQTLQHFLEQHERMTSTTRYRRAEQTFGDLEVWAVVPERDRKEVYDDVLFFLAKKEKEQAKQLRRRNIQALKSILDGMSSVNFQTTWSQAQQYLMDNPSFAQDQQLQNMDKEDALICFEEHIRALEREEEEERERARLRERRQQRKNREAFQTFLDELHETGQLHSMSTWMELYPAVSTDVRFANMLGQPGSTPLDLFKFYVEELKARFHDEKKIIKDILKDRGFCVEVNTAFEDFAHVISFDKRAAALDAGNIKLTFNSLLEKAEAREREREKEEARRMRRREAAFRSMLRQAVPALELGTAWEEVRERFVCDSAFEQITLESERIRLFREFLQVLETECQHLHTKGRKHGRKGKKHHRKRSHSPSGSESDEEELPPPSLRPSKRRRRNPSESGSEPSSSLDSVESGGAALGGPGSPSSHLLLGSDHGLRKAKKPKKKTKKRRHKSNSPESETDPEEKAGKESEDREQEQDKDRELRQAELPNRSPGFGIKKEKTGWDTSESELSEGELERRRRTLLQQLDDHQ; encoded by the exons ATG TCGGTTCCCGATTCTGGTCCCCGGCCCCCAGCAGCGCCTGCCCCCTTCCCACCGGGGCCCCCCATGATGCCACCACCCTTC ATGCCCCCTCCAGGGATCCCACCTCCTTTTCCTCCAATGGGGCTGCCCCCTATGAGTCAGAGACCACCAGCCATTCCCCCAATGCCACCTGGCATACTGCCCCCAATGCTTCCACCAATGGGGGCACCACCACCACTTACACAG ATACCAGGAATGGTACCTCCAATGATGCCAGGGATGCTGATGCCAGCGGTGCCTGTCACTGCAGCG ACGGCTCCGGGTGCGGACACCGCCAGCT CTGCTGTGACTGGGACTGGCCCTCCG agGGCCTTATGGAGTGAACATGTGGCCCCTGATGGGCGCATCTACTACTACAACGCTGATGACAAGCAGTCCGTGTGGGAGAAGCCCAGCGTGCTCAAGTCCAAGGCGGAG CTGCTGCTGTCCCAGTGTCCCTGGGAAGAGTACAAATCAGACACAGGGAAGCCGTACTACTACAACAGCCAGAGTCAGGAGTCCCGTTGGACCCGGCCCAAGGATCTGGATGACCTGGAGG CCTTAGTCAAACAAGAGTCTGCAGG AAAGCAGCAGGCCCAGCAACTGCAGACCCTACAGCCACAGCCGCAGCCACCTCAGCCACAACCTGaccctccacctatacctcctggtCCCATCCCAGTGCCTATGGCCCTTCTGGAACCTGAGCCAGGTCGAAGTGAAGATTGTGATGTGTTGGAGGCTGCCCAGCCCCTGGAGCAGGGGTTCCTGCAACGGGAGGAGGGCCCCAGCAG TTCTACTGGACAACATCGGCTActacaggaagaagaagaagttagGCCAGAACCAGAGAGACCTGGCCTCAGTTGGAGCAATCGGGAGAAAGCAAAGCAGGCCTTCAAAGAGCTGCTAAGGGATAAG GCTGTCCCTTCCAATGCTTCATGGGAACAGGCCATGAAGATGGTAGTCACTGATCCCCGTTACAG TGCCTTGCCCAAATTGAGTGAGAAGAAGCAGGCATTTAATGCTTACAAGGCACAgcgggagaaggaggagaaagaggaggcccGGCTGAGGGCCAAGGAGGCCAAACAGACCTTGCAGCATTTCCTGGAGCAGCATGAACGCATGACCTCCACCACCCGCTACCG GCGGGCAGAACAGACCTTTGGGGACTTGGAGGTCTGGGCTGTGGTCCCTGAGAGAGATCGAAAAGAGGTTTATGATGATGTCCTCTTCTTCCTGGCTAAGAAGGAAAAG GAACAAGCCAAGCAGCTTCGGCGTCGAAATATCCAGGCCTTGAAGAGCATCCTGGATGGGATGAGTAGTGTCAACTTCCAAACCACATGGTCCCAGGCCCAGCAGTACCTCATGGACAACCCCAGCTTTGCTCAGGACCAGCAGCTGCAGA ACATGGACAAAGAAGATGCACTGATCTGCTTTGAGGAGCACATCCgagctttggagagagaagaggaggaagagcggGAACGTGCCCGGCTTCGGGAGCGGCGCCAGCAACGGAAGAACCGGGAGGCCTTTCAG ACCTTCCTGGACGAGTTGCATGAAACAGGGCAGCTGCATTCCATGTCCACCTGGATGGAGCTGTACCCAGCCGTCAGCACTGATGTCCGCTTTGCCAACATGCTGGGCCAGCCGG gCTCTACTCCTCTGGACTTATTCAAGTTCTATGTGGAGGAGTTGAAGGCTCGATTCCACGATGAAAAGAAGATCATAAAGGACATTCTTAAG GACCGGGGCTTCTGTGTGGAGGTGAACACAGCCTTTGAGGACTTCGCCCACGTCATAAGCTTTGACAAGAGGGCTGCTGCGCTGGACGCAGGCAACATCAAGCTGACCTTCAATAGT cTGCTGGAGAAAGCAGAGGCACGGGAGAGGGAACGGGAGAAGGAGGAGGCACGAAGGATGCGGCGCAGAGAAGCTGCCTTTCGAAGCATGCTGAGGCAGGCCGTGCCTGCTCTGGAGCTGGGCACTGCCTGGGAAGAG GTCCGTGAGCGCTTTGTGTGCGACTCAGCCTTTGAGCAGATCACCCTGGAGTCGGAGCGGATCCGGCTCTTCCGAGAGTTCCTGCAGGTGCTGGAG ACTGAATGCCAGCACCTCCACACCAAAGGCCGAAAGCATGGCAGAAAGGGCAAGAAACACCATCGCAAGCGTTCTCACTCACCTTCA GGTTCTGAGTCAGATGAAGAGGAGCTGCCCCCACCATCCCTCCGGCCTTCTAAGCGGAGGCGGCGGAACCCCTCGGAGTCTGGCTCTGAGCCCTCATCCTCACTTGACTCAGTAGAAAGTGGGGGTGCTGCCCTTGGAGGACCAGGGTCCCCATCGTCCCACCTTCTTCTTGGGTCAG ATCATGGTCTTCGGAAAgccaagaaaccaaaaaagaaaactaagaagagAAGACACAAGTCG AACAGTCCTGAGAGTGAGACAGACCCTGAAGAGAAAGCTGGCAAGGAGAGTGAAGACAGAGAACAAGAACAGGACAAGGACAGGGAACTCCGGCAGGCAGAGCTCCCCAACCGCTCCCCAGGCTTTGGAATCAAGAAGGAGAAG ACAGGCTGGGACACATCAGAAAGCGAGCTGAGTGAGGGGGAGTTGGAGAGGCGAAGGCGGACACTCCTACAGCAGCTGGATGACCACCAATGA